A window of Acropora muricata isolate sample 2 chromosome 6, ASM3666990v1, whole genome shotgun sequence genomic DNA:
TTTTAGCCCAAAGTGCACAATTCATGTAATATTTTGCAAATAACCGCCTGActattttagtttatttatcGTTTTCCAGATATCTCGTACTTTGGCTTTTTTCAATCGAACATAGAACTCGAAAATTAATTTTGCTGTGAATTTTCGACCAATCTTCTCCCGACTCGAGTTTCAATCAAGGAAATCCGCAACTGAATAACCGAATGCAGATTGATTTCCTTCTAACTTTGAGAAAAGTACAATACTTCTACCAGAGCTTTTTCGTTGTTCTGTGATAGTAACAGGTCTTATATCTCAAAAAAGCGTCCAAGTTATAGAAAATTTGCGAGTTCCCCTAGCTTTCATTTGAAGCGAGTGCAAGTacggtttttgtttttttcagttgcGGTAATTAGTTgaaatttcaatatgaatgaagactgttattcataacaaagacttcgcacgtCAACTCGCTATGAGAGGCTTAAAGACCCAGTCTTTACCATTAGGCATTGCGCgcgtgtgtttttgttttggttttcataGTTCGCTTGGATGTGGGTTTCGATTTTGGCTCGTTTCTATGtcattttttcaatgaaagcaACTTGAAATGACTAAAAATATGTGGTAGTGTGGGTTACGTGTTGTATTGGAAGGTAAAGTTTCGCTTTTCTCGTCAAATATCTGCGTTTGATTCTTGAACAGTTGCTGAAAGACTTGAAATAATCGCTACATAATTGCAGTAAAGGTTTCCAGTTGACGTTTTCTAGGGGttatcatcaataattattgttttcgttTGAGTTTCCCAGTTTCCAAATACGGATACTACAAAATTACGAACTTTTCCTCCTCTCAACAGTGAAGCTGACTCGGAGATTGCATCGTTGGCCGCTGCATGGAAATGTCCAGTCCTGAGCAATGACAGTGATTTCTTTATCTTTGATATCGAAGGTGGTTACATCCCGCTATCTTTCTTGCAATGGAAGTCTAGTCCTTTGACAGCCAAAATTTACTATCGGTCAAAACTAGCGTCGCATTTTCGAATTCGTCCCGAATTACTCCCTCTGCTGGCTTCTTTGGCGGGAAATGATTATGTTAGTGAGGACGCACTGGTGAATTTTAATTCTGCCCTAAGTCGCGTTCAAACTGATACTTATAGTGTTGGTAAAAAGGGAGCGAAATTTGCAAGGATTGCCACCTTTTTGCGTGGACTACCCAGCTCGTGTTCTCAAGAAGAAGCACTGAAATCCACGCTTGAACTGATCACTTCGAAGAGAAGCAAAAATACTCtgaaacgtgtaataaaacTTTCTCTTCAGGAATACAAGATAAAAGAATCGAATCTACTACACTACTTTGAAAAAGGCTTGATCGACAGCTCACTTCGAACTCTCCATGGCAAACAGGAAATCGAGGAGTGGGTTTTACCCCATTTTCGCGCTGGCAAGTTTTCCATTGAAAGCATGAATAGCTTAACAAGCGGAAGAAATTTGTTGGGAATCCAAGTTGAAAATCTTAAGCAAATATCGTCAAATTGCTGTTCCCTGGGCCTTAGGAAGTTTGTTTACGGTATTCTTAGTGACGTTGGCACGGATGATGGGAAAGGAAACATTAAAAAAGTTGAAGAGTATGACAGACAACGTTTAAAATTGACCGCGTCCAGTGTTGAACCTGACATAAAGGACTCGGTACCAGGTTTGAGTCTCGTTCCATTTCTTGAAGCCGAACAGCGATATAACATGTTGCTGTTTGCACTTGATACGAATACATCTGATGTGAGTTCATTGCCTGAAAGTGACATCTTGATTGCATCTTCTGTCCGTTatctgataaaccacgcgggaccAGCGGTACAAATGAACCATCTCAAAGCACTGCTGTGTTGTTGGGTTTTGCAGAAAAATCCCTTAAGCAAGAGTAAGTCCGGAGAAAGGCGACCGACAAAAAGTTGTTGTATGTTTTCTCTTCAAGCGGCTCATAGCTTTTGTCAGTGGCAATGTGTTGTAAGAGATGCTATTGTGTTAAATTACGTACTGCTGGAACCTGTGCCTTCACCGCATATCCATGAAGTATTCTGTGGAACACTCGCTCAAAACCTGCATGGAGAACTACAGAAAGGTAACAATTTTTAACACCACTTCTGCTGCTATCCGCGACAACTTAGTGCTAACTTGACTGCTACCGTTGCTACTGtagttgtgaaaaaaaaaaaaggaatgatgAATGATTACAAGGCTGACCTTTGTCATTGCAGTTGTAACGCTATTTAAAAAGTAGCTAACGGAGACCTGAAAACCTGATTTGAACCTTGCCCTCTAAagtgccagtgcagtgctctaccagttgaattatcaggccaactgggagccgATAATTATGGGAGTTTATGGAATGTGGCAAATCCAGTTAAGGCAAtcaattttcttatttagttGCAAGCATTCTAACTGGGACGATCACGTCAGTCAATCTTGGGCTTCACTTCACTCTACAGTTCATtacagagcagttttcaaatgactgtcgaaaataaTCCCGCGATTTTAATAGAtacgctcagtgattggcttaaaaatctcgagccagtttttcaaccaatgaaaacttGGCAAACTT
This region includes:
- the LOC136918866 gene encoding single-strand DNA endonuclease ASTE1-like — encoded protein: MGIPRLTSFVHSAENLWTTIDLHDTKLVIDAMALYFYLYRTSGLDCRCGGQYDEFYEAAVAFFVALKSRHVDCFVVFDGTIDPSGKKLETIKSRLEESIAAANKLSRLDDVGLFVIPLLSAQVFKQALRDNSIPFVVCDSEADSEIASLAAAWKCPVLSNDSDFFIFDIEGGYIPLSFLQWKSSPLTAKIYYRSKLASHFRIRPELLPLLASLAGNDYVSEDALVNFNSALSRVQTDTYSVGKKGAKFARIATFLRGLPSSCSQEEALKSTLELITSKRSKNTLKRVIKLSLQEYKIKESNLLHYFEKGLIDSSLRTLHGKQEIEEWVLPHFRAGKFSIESMNSLTSGRNLLGIQVENLKQISSNCCSLGLRKFVYGILSDVGTDDGKGNIKKVEEYDRQRLKLTASSVEPDIKDSVPGLSLVPFLEAEQRYNMLLFALDTNTSDVSSLPESDILIASSVRYLINHAGPAVQMNHLKALLCCWVLQKNPLSKSKSGERRPTKSCCMFSLQAAHSFCQWQCVVRDAIVLNYVLLEPVPSPHIHEVFCGTLAQNLHGELQKGRSVEELPRVSSSDLQSYRLLYSAVTKDLSDKIATQEPTGRKRTKKKASSSRTKHRTTSARTNPFAVFLESEKEEVDGDE